A window of the Streptomyces sp. Ag109_O5-10 genome harbors these coding sequences:
- a CDS encoding TetR/AcrR family transcriptional regulator, protein MPRTTDGDGAPVPQRLLAAATRLFAEQGYDRTSVQEIVEAAGVTKGALYHYFGSKDDLLHEVYARVLRVQQERLDAFANADEPIEKRLRGAAADVVVTTIENLDDASIFFRSMHHLSPEKNKQVRAERRRYHERFRALVEEGQRAGVFSTATPADLVVDYHFGSVHHLSTWYRPDGPMTPQEVADHLADLLLRALRP, encoded by the coding sequence GTGCCCAGGACGACGGACGGAGACGGGGCTCCCGTTCCGCAGCGGCTTCTTGCCGCCGCCACCCGGCTCTTCGCGGAGCAGGGGTACGACCGCACCTCCGTGCAGGAGATCGTGGAGGCGGCCGGCGTCACCAAGGGGGCGCTGTACCACTACTTCGGCTCCAAGGACGACCTCCTGCACGAGGTGTACGCGCGCGTGCTGCGTGTCCAGCAGGAGCGGCTCGACGCCTTCGCGAACGCGGACGAGCCGATCGAGAAGCGGCTGCGGGGCGCGGCGGCGGACGTGGTCGTCACGACCATCGAGAACCTCGACGACGCGTCGATCTTCTTCCGCTCCATGCATCACCTGAGCCCGGAGAAGAACAAGCAGGTGCGCGCCGAGCGCCGCCGCTACCACGAACGCTTCCGCGCGCTCGTCGAGGAGGGCCAGCGCGCGGGCGTCTTCTCCACCGCGACCCCGGCCGACCTCGTCGTCGACTACCACTTCGGCTCGGTCCACCACCTCTCCACCTGGTACCGCCCCGACGGCCCCATGACCCCCCAGGAGGTCGCCGACCACCTGGCCGACCTGCTGCTGCGGGCGCTGCGGCCCTAG